Proteins encoded by one window of Companilactobacillus ginsenosidimutans:
- a CDS encoding NAD(P)-dependent alcohol dehydrogenase, whose protein sequence is MKIKAAVVDKVNDPFVIKDDVELAGVEDDGLQVKVVASGICHSDEALRKGDAAFSFPVVLGHEGSGIVEKVGKNVTNFKPGDHIIMSFYSCGECDKCLKGIPTQCRKYAASNLSGTRPDGSDHFTEDGHHVSDMFNQSSFTTHTVINKRNAVKVPKNLDLRKLGPLGCGYVTGSGTVFNTLQPRPGDTIAVFGTGAVGLAAMMAGKISGCVNVIAVDIVDSRLELAKKLGATDVVNSKNENAVEAIKKITGGLGVDWAVDTTGVKQVMEDSITALTQGGTSACIAVTPNNIDLSTWNDLCVDDKKVVGVNMGDAIPQVDIPRLIKFYQMGSFPFDLTEKFYDFDQINEADADSVSGKTIKPVLVIDKDYQPEN, encoded by the coding sequence ATGAAAATTAAAGCAGCAGTTGTAGACAAGGTTAATGATCCTTTTGTTATTAAGGATGATGTTGAGTTAGCAGGCGTTGAAGATGATGGTCTTCAAGTAAAAGTTGTAGCTTCAGGTATTTGTCACTCAGATGAAGCTCTCAGAAAAGGTGACGCAGCATTTAGTTTCCCTGTTGTTCTTGGACACGAAGGTTCAGGAATTGTTGAAAAAGTTGGTAAAAATGTAACAAACTTTAAACCAGGTGACCACATTATCATGTCCTTCTATTCGTGTGGTGAATGTGACAAGTGTCTAAAAGGTATTCCTACACAATGTCGTAAATATGCCGCATCTAACCTTTCAGGTACTCGTCCTGATGGTTCAGATCATTTTACTGAAGATGGTCACCATGTTAGTGATATGTTCAACCAATCTTCTTTCACTACTCACACAGTAATCAATAAGAGAAATGCCGTTAAAGTTCCTAAGAATCTTGATCTACGTAAGCTTGGACCTTTAGGCTGTGGATATGTTACTGGTTCTGGTACAGTATTCAATACTCTTCAACCAAGACCTGGTGATACAATTGCCGTATTTGGTACAGGTGCTGTTGGTCTAGCTGCTATGATGGCTGGTAAGATTTCAGGTTGTGTTAATGTTATCGCTGTTGATATTGTTGACTCACGTCTTGAACTCGCTAAGAAATTAGGAGCTACAGATGTTGTAAACAGTAAAAATGAAAATGCTGTTGAAGCAATCAAGAAAATCACAGGTGGTCTAGGTGTTGACTGGGCCGTTGACACAACTGGTGTAAAGCAAGTTATGGAAGATTCTATTACTGCACTTACACAAGGTGGAACTAGCGCATGTATCGCTGTTACTCCAAATAACATTGACTTAAGCACATGGAATGACCTCTGTGTTGACGATAAAAAAGTTGTTGGTGTTAATATGGGTGATGCAATTCCTCAAGTTGATATCCCTCGTTTAATCAAATTCTATCAAATGGGTTCATTCCCATTCGACTTAACTGAAAAATTCTATGACTTCGATCAAATTAACGAAGCCGATGCAGATTCAGTTAGTGGTAAGACAATTAAACCAGTTCTAGTTATTGATAAAGATTATCAACCAGAAAACTAA
- a CDS encoding DUF4931 domain-containing protein produces the protein MSNKDVLVFEIEQAKGKPENIHHASGYCPFCDTEHLENIIDQKEDMIWLENKYKTLSDTNQTVLIESSDHNADISTYTSKKNLEVFEYIYQCWNKMIQSKKYNSVLMYKNFGPLSGGSLRHPHFQIIGLDEVNGYKHVEAENFNGMKVYKSDRIELNISKKPIMGFVEFNIVITDAKYIDDLAEFARVTVKYVLDDFYGGKFDSYNIFFYKQYSKIICKVVPRYVVSPYFVGYRLSQRDGDKQVRGIAEVLLTRLQEHAQCNEISEK, from the coding sequence TTGTCAAATAAGGATGTGCTTGTTTTTGAAATAGAGCAAGCTAAAGGAAAGCCAGAAAATATTCACCATGCTTCAGGTTACTGCCCATTTTGTGATACTGAGCATTTAGAGAATATCATTGATCAAAAGGAGGATATGATTTGGTTAGAGAATAAGTACAAAACTCTAAGTGATACAAATCAAACAGTTTTAATTGAATCTAGTGATCATAATGCTGATATTTCTACGTATACGTCTAAGAAGAATCTCGAAGTTTTTGAATATATTTATCAGTGTTGGAATAAAATGATTCAAAGTAAGAAATATAACAGTGTTCTGATGTATAAAAATTTTGGTCCGTTGTCAGGCGGGAGCTTACGTCATCCCCATTTCCAAATTATCGGTTTGGATGAAGTGAATGGGTATAAGCATGTTGAAGCGGAAAACTTTAATGGCATGAAAGTTTATAAGTCTGATCGAATTGAATTGAATATTTCAAAAAAGCCAATTATGGGATTTGTCGAATTTAATATTGTCATTACAGATGCGAAGTATATTGATGATTTGGCAGAATTTGCCAGAGTGACAGTCAAATACGTACTTGACGATTTTTACGGTGGTAAATTTGATTCATATAATATTTTCTTTTATAAGCAATATTCAAAAATTATATGTAAAGTAGTTCCAAGATATGTTGTATCTCCATATTTTGTAGGTTATAGACTTTCTCAAAGAGATGGTGACAAACAGGTTAGGGGAATTGCTGAAGTTCTCCTAACACGTTTACAAGAGCATGCACAATGTAATGAAATATCCGAAAAATAA
- a CDS encoding AraC family transcriptional regulator yields MNSRVLSRLKQHELVENEQLKTGLHVEDLPIKAINKQSSTRNYKVLNNYFFRNRNVYISKHLRFAPYPEHTHQFLEMNYMLSGSCDQIVDGHNVHLNKGDLLLLDVGCTHSISRLNENDILINLLFRDQSISINFLDDMRRSNSVLYDFLLNSASGEKNSLKYIVFNNNVDSDIQDTMEQIISEYYFKREFSDTIIKSYLSILLTKLVRHYHVPTDKKNPQQQLMIRILRDISENYQDIDLTTLAKKYGYNKNYLSNFIKKESGKSFSTLVTSQRLIQAHSLITTTTLPISEIIEKIGMKNGTSFYKKYKSYYLTMPGDERK; encoded by the coding sequence ATGAATTCACGAGTATTAAGTCGTTTGAAGCAACATGAATTAGTAGAAAATGAACAATTAAAAACAGGCCTACACGTTGAAGACCTGCCAATTAAAGCTATTAACAAACAAAGTTCGACTAGGAACTATAAGGTATTAAACAATTACTTTTTCAGAAATAGAAATGTCTATATTAGTAAGCATTTACGTTTTGCCCCATATCCAGAGCATACACATCAGTTTCTTGAAATGAATTATATGTTGAGTGGATCTTGTGATCAAATAGTTGATGGTCACAATGTACATCTAAACAAGGGTGACTTACTGTTATTAGATGTTGGATGTACGCATTCCATCAGTAGGTTGAACGAAAATGACATACTAATTAACTTGTTATTTAGAGACCAATCTATCAGTATCAATTTTTTAGATGATATGCGCAGAAGTAACTCGGTCTTATATGACTTCTTGCTTAACAGTGCCTCTGGGGAAAAGAATTCTCTGAAATATATTGTCTTCAACAATAACGTTGATTCAGATATACAAGATACCATGGAACAAATAATTTCTGAGTATTATTTCAAGCGTGAATTCTCGGACACAATAATCAAATCATACTTATCCATTCTATTAACCAAGCTAGTCCGTCATTATCATGTCCCAACTGATAAAAAGAATCCCCAACAACAACTAATGATTCGAATTCTAAGAGACATCTCAGAAAACTATCAAGATATCGATCTAACGACTTTGGCTAAAAAGTATGGCTACAATAAGAACTATCTCAGTAATTTTATTAAAAAAGAGTCTGGCAAATCATTTAGTACATTAGTCACCAGCCAACGTTTAATTCAAGCACACAGTTTAATTACTACAACTACCCTTCCAATTTCTGAAATAATCGAGAAAATAGGGATGAAAAACGGAACTAGTTTTTATAAAAAATATAAATCCTACTACTTAACTATGCCTGGTGATGAAAGAAAATAG